One Rissa tridactyla isolate bRisTri1 chromosome 4, bRisTri1.patW.cur.20221130, whole genome shotgun sequence DNA window includes the following coding sequences:
- the POP4 gene encoding ribonuclease P protein subunit p29 isoform X1 has product MEGELYRRLTPRETAGLRLQPQGSEEAKAFVNAFLKRSMPKKKDEAIQDILTRKAVVLEHYSKKKTKQKRKKTKGFTAKQRREMRLFEIEPEQQRYAIFLPLHELWKQYIRDLCHGLKPDAQPHMVQGKLLKADLHGAIVTVTKSKCPSYVGITGIVLQEFKHVFKIITKEDKLKVVPKLNNVFSLEIDGFISYIYGSKFQLRASERSAKKFKLKGTIDL; this is encoded by the exons aTGGAGG GGGAGCTGTACCGCCGCCTGACGCCGAGGGAGACGGCGGGCTTGCGCCTCCAG CCTCAAGGATCAGAAGAGGCCAAAGCCTTTGTAAATGCCTTCCTGAAACGCAGTATgccaaaaaagaaagatgaagctaTCCAGGATATACTAACTCGGAAAGCTGTAGTTCTTGAGCATTAttccaaaaaaaagacaaagcaaaagaggaagaaaacaaaaggttttactGCCAAGCAAAGGCGAGAAATGCGTCTTTTTGAAATTGAACCCGAACAGCAAAG ATATGCCATCTTTCTACCATTACATGAACTCTGGAAACAGTACATCAGAGACCTATGTCATGGCCTTAAACCAGATGC GCAACCACATATGGTTCAGGGCAAGCTGCTAAAAGCTGATCTCCATGGAGCTATTGTTAcag TCACAAAATCAAAGTGCCCCTCTTACGTTGGGATTACAGGAATCGTTCTACAGGAATTTAAACACGTCTTCAAAATTATCACGAAAGAGGACAAATTAAAAG TTGTTCCAAAACTTAACAATGTATTTAGCTTGGAGATTGATGGATTCATTTCCTACATCTATGGAAGCAAGTTCCAGCTTAGAGCAAGTGAGCGATCTGCAAAAAAGTTCAAGCTGAAAGGAACTATTGACCTATGA
- the POP4 gene encoding ribonuclease P protein subunit p29 isoform X2: MEGELYRRLTPRETAGLRLQPQGSEEAKAFVNAFLKRSMPKKKDEAIQDILTRKAVVLEHYSKKKTKQKRKKTKGFTAKQRREMRLFEIEPEQQRYAIFLPLHELWKQYIRDLCHGLKPDAQPHMVQGKLLKADLHGAIVTVTKSKCPSYVGITGIVLQEFKHVFKIITKEDKLKVTLP; this comes from the exons aTGGAGG GGGAGCTGTACCGCCGCCTGACGCCGAGGGAGACGGCGGGCTTGCGCCTCCAG CCTCAAGGATCAGAAGAGGCCAAAGCCTTTGTAAATGCCTTCCTGAAACGCAGTATgccaaaaaagaaagatgaagctaTCCAGGATATACTAACTCGGAAAGCTGTAGTTCTTGAGCATTAttccaaaaaaaagacaaagcaaaagaggaagaaaacaaaaggttttactGCCAAGCAAAGGCGAGAAATGCGTCTTTTTGAAATTGAACCCGAACAGCAAAG ATATGCCATCTTTCTACCATTACATGAACTCTGGAAACAGTACATCAGAGACCTATGTCATGGCCTTAAACCAGATGC GCAACCACATATGGTTCAGGGCAAGCTGCTAAAAGCTGATCTCCATGGAGCTATTGTTAcag TCACAAAATCAAAGTGCCCCTCTTACGTTGGGATTACAGGAATCGTTCTACAGGAATTTAAACACGTCTTCAAAATTATCACGAAAGAGGACAAATTAAAAG